One window of Tepidanaerobacter acetatoxydans Re1 genomic DNA carries:
- a CDS encoding DAK2 domain-containing protein has product MEKIDGSVLKKAIINAAFILRQNKKIVDALNVFPVPDGDTGTNMSLTMDQAVKELEKISSNNLKKIADAAAWGSLMGARGNSGVILSQLFRGFAQGIPIHKYSITPMELAAAYKSGVDAAYRAVMRPVEGTILTVARETADRMIFEAKRNNNFETILQNTLIYGEKVLEKTPEMLKALKEAKVVDAGGKGLLFLLKGFYEAIKNPNIDLDFSSSEQNLQTINEEMHHNKELGQEIKYMYCTELFITGKEIDIESIKSELSNLGDSMIVIGMDELVKIHIHTNNPDKVLSCSLKWGELSKIKIDNMKIQHREIINGSNEDDRENYIEHLEDFKISKKNIGVIAVSQGKGLNEIFKSMGADIIEGGQSMNPSTEDILSTVEKNSSDNIIILPNNKNIILTAEQTKSLSNKNIYVIPTKSIPQGISALLAFNPELSVEENILNMKRNIKNVVSGEVTYAVRDTEWNGNKIKKGDILGIKDGDLLITGKEKEEVIFKLVALMTEGRQDGIITIYYGADIDDYSIQKTVEILAKKYKDFDIEYYFGGQNLYYYIVSVE; this is encoded by the coding sequence ATGGAGAAAATTGATGGTAGCGTGTTAAAAAAAGCCATAATTAATGCTGCTTTTATTTTAAGGCAAAATAAAAAAATTGTAGATGCTTTAAATGTATTTCCAGTTCCAGATGGAGATACCGGAACAAATATGTCATTAACTATGGATCAAGCTGTAAAGGAACTAGAAAAAATATCATCGAATAACTTAAAAAAAATTGCTGATGCTGCAGCTTGGGGTTCTTTAATGGGTGCGAGAGGAAACTCCGGGGTTATATTATCTCAACTTTTTAGAGGCTTTGCCCAAGGCATACCGATACATAAATACAGTATTACACCAATGGAGCTTGCAGCTGCCTATAAAAGTGGGGTCGATGCAGCTTATCGAGCCGTAATGAGACCGGTAGAAGGAACGATATTGACGGTAGCCAGGGAAACTGCCGATAGAATGATTTTTGAAGCAAAGCGTAATAATAATTTCGAAACAATACTTCAAAACACGTTGATATATGGGGAAAAAGTGTTAGAAAAGACTCCGGAGATGCTTAAAGCACTAAAAGAGGCAAAAGTTGTAGATGCAGGAGGAAAAGGACTTTTGTTTTTATTAAAAGGTTTTTATGAAGCAATAAAAAATCCAAACATTGATCTTGATTTTTCCTCATCAGAACAAAATTTGCAGACCATTAATGAAGAGATGCACCATAATAAAGAACTAGGTCAAGAAATAAAATATATGTATTGTACTGAACTTTTTATTACCGGAAAAGAAATTGATATAGAATCGATAAAAAGTGAATTGTCTAATTTAGGAGATTCAATGATAGTGATAGGTATGGATGAATTGGTTAAAATTCATATTCATACAAATAACCCCGATAAAGTTTTGAGTTGCTCTTTGAAGTGGGGAGAACTTTCAAAAATAAAAATCGATAACATGAAAATACAGCATCGGGAAATTATAAACGGTTCAAATGAAGATGATAGGGAAAATTATATTGAACATCTGGAAGATTTCAAGATAAGTAAGAAAAATATAGGTGTAATTGCAGTATCTCAAGGTAAAGGCTTAAATGAAATTTTTAAAAGCATGGGTGCGGATATCATCGAAGGTGGTCAATCGATGAATCCCAGTACTGAAGATATCCTATCAACAGTAGAAAAAAACTCCTCTGATAATATTATTATACTGCCGAATAACAAAAATATAATACTAACTGCCGAACAAACAAAGAGTTTATCTAATAAGAATATTTATGTAATCCCGACAAAATCGATTCCACAAGGTATTTCAGCTTTACTTGCCTTTAATCCGGAGCTTTCAGTAGAAGAAAATATTTTAAACATGAAGCGAAATATTAAAAATGTAGTTTCCGGAGAGGTGACTTATGCGGTTAGGGATACTGAGTGGAACGGTAATAAAATTAAAAAAGGAGATATTCTAGGAATAAAGGATGGCGATTTGTTAATAACCGGAAAAGAAAAAGAGGAAGTAATTTTCAAATTGGTAGCTCTTATGACCGAAGGTAGACAGGATGGGATAATTACAATCTACTATGGAGCCGATATAGATGATTATTCAATACAAAAGACGGTAGAAATCTTAGCAAAAAAATATAAGGATTTCGATATAGAATATTATTTTGGAGGGCAAAACTTATATTATTACATTGTTTCAGTAGAGTAA
- a CDS encoding Asp23/Gls24 family envelope stress response protein yields the protein MNGELKGGSQLKNIIKNSLGEIEISREVIAVLAGNAAMECYGLVGMVSRKMSDGLTELLGKENLHKGVEVKIDEDMLTVDLHIIVQYGTKIHEVANNVIEKVNFILENILGFRPDRTNVIIHGVRTK from the coding sequence ATGAATGGTGAATTGAAGGGAGGCAGCCAGTTGAAGAATATAATTAAAAATTCCTTAGGAGAAATAGAGATATCCAGGGAAGTGATAGCTGTACTTGCCGGTAATGCAGCTATGGAGTGCTATGGATTGGTTGGAATGGTATCGAGAAAAATGAGTGATGGTTTAACCGAGCTTCTCGGAAAGGAAAACCTTCACAAAGGTGTAGAAGTAAAAATTGATGAAGATATGCTTACTGTAGATTTGCATATTATAGTTCAGTATGGTACAAAAATTCATGAGGTTGCTAATAATGTGATTGAAAAAGTAAATTTTATCTTAGAGAATATATTGGGATTTAGACCTGACCGAACCAATGTAATAATTCATGGAGTCAGAACAAAGTAA
- the rpmB gene encoding 50S ribosomal protein L28, producing MAKCEVCGKLPRKGIQLSHSHRKSKRTWAPNIRRVKADLNGRTKRINVCTSCLRSGKVKRAK from the coding sequence ATGGCAAAGTGTGAGGTTTGTGGTAAGCTTCCCAGGAAAGGCATACAACTTAGCCATTCCCATAGAAAATCAAAACGTACATGGGCTCCAAATATTCGCCGGGTAAAAGCTGATTTAAATGGTCGTACAAAAAGAATCAATGTATGCACCAGCTGCTTGCGTTCCGGAAAAGTAAAAAGAGCCAAATAA
- the spoVM gene encoding stage V sporulation protein SpoVM, giving the protein MRIYVLKLPRTLSKFVKAVLGLFGQEK; this is encoded by the coding sequence ATGCGGATATATGTATTAAAACTCCCAAGAACCCTCAGCAAGTTTGTTAAAGCTGTTCTAGGTTTGTTTGGCCAGGAAAAATAA
- the recG gene encoding ATP-dependent DNA helicase RecG, protein MDVSSDVKNIKGIGPARAKQLSKLGIYTIRDVLFYFPRDYQDMSPLTFKQGTEDETGVFPCIVTGSAVSRKTRTGIYITKLPITDGQNKGYAVFFNQPFVEKSFYPNQRLLLIGKIKKNFGVYEISSPEWIKFEKVSNIKIERIRPIYPLSKGISQNFIRNTVKNAIEKFSGLEETLPNDILSRYNLLSLEEAIKNIHFPQNFRMLEKARERFIFEELLLFQLGVNLSRYYSKSEKRKNVYNTIDLEPFLSGIPFTLTSGQEKVLKDIIKDLKSEYIMSRLIQGDVGSGKTVIACAALYLSVKNGFQGVMMAPTEILAEQHYNTLKRFLSPFDINVDMLKGGLAEKERKKLLLKLKNGTVDVLVGTHAIIQEDVEFKKLGMVITDEQHRFGVKQRENLVKKGHCPDVIVMSATPIPRTIAMALYSDLDISVIDTLPAGRQKVDTYVVNDSMRKRIYDFMASEVKKGHLVYVVCPAVEENELEIINVEQHTAYLRQEYPYLQIGMLHGKMKQDEKDKMLNRFLLKKIQVLVATTVVEVGVDVPLATLMIVENAERFGLAQLHQLRGRVGRSSLKSYCILISGSNQGTARERLNYLMNCYDGFKISQKDLELRGPGEFLGVKQHGFFEFKFASFIDNIEILKTTQKLANQILEKKYLLLPEYKNLKKSLETKICI, encoded by the coding sequence ATGGATGTATCATCTGATGTAAAAAATATTAAAGGCATTGGCCCGGCAAGAGCCAAACAGCTCTCCAAATTAGGGATATACACTATTAGAGATGTTTTGTTTTATTTTCCAAGAGATTACCAGGATATGTCACCTTTGACATTTAAGCAAGGAACAGAGGACGAAACTGGAGTTTTTCCATGTATTGTTACAGGTTCTGCTGTGAGCAGGAAAACGCGAACAGGTATCTATATAACAAAGCTTCCGATTACTGACGGTCAAAATAAAGGTTATGCCGTATTTTTTAATCAACCATTTGTAGAAAAAAGTTTTTATCCCAATCAAAGGCTTTTATTAATAGGGAAAATTAAAAAGAACTTTGGTGTTTACGAAATTTCTAGCCCTGAATGGATAAAATTTGAAAAGGTCAGTAATATTAAGATTGAAAGAATTCGGCCAATTTATCCGCTATCTAAAGGTATTTCTCAAAATTTCATCAGAAATACAGTTAAAAATGCCATAGAAAAATTTTCCGGTTTAGAAGAAACACTACCGAATGATATATTAAGCAGGTATAATTTACTATCGCTGGAAGAAGCAATAAAAAATATTCATTTTCCGCAAAACTTTAGAATGTTGGAAAAAGCAAGAGAAAGGTTTATATTTGAAGAATTATTATTATTTCAATTAGGTGTAAATTTATCTAGATATTATTCAAAATCTGAAAAACGTAAAAACGTATATAATACTATTGATCTAGAACCTTTTTTATCAGGAATCCCTTTTACTCTTACTTCCGGCCAGGAAAAGGTTTTAAAAGATATTATAAAAGACCTTAAAAGTGAGTATATTATGAGTAGACTTATCCAAGGTGATGTTGGTTCAGGTAAAACTGTAATAGCGTGTGCTGCATTATATCTGTCGGTAAAAAATGGTTTTCAAGGTGTTATGATGGCTCCTACGGAAATTTTAGCAGAACAACACTATAATACACTGAAACGATTTCTCAGTCCATTTGATATAAATGTAGACATGCTAAAAGGAGGGCTTGCCGAAAAAGAACGAAAAAAACTTCTCTTAAAACTGAAAAATGGGACTGTAGATGTTTTAGTGGGGACACATGCAATTATACAAGAAGATGTAGAGTTTAAAAAACTGGGAATGGTTATTACTGATGAACAGCATCGATTTGGAGTAAAACAACGAGAAAATCTGGTAAAAAAAGGTCATTGTCCAGATGTTATAGTAATGAGTGCTACTCCTATACCCAGAACGATTGCTATGGCACTATACAGCGATTTAGATATTTCTGTTATTGATACATTGCCGGCAGGCAGGCAGAAGGTGGATACTTATGTAGTAAACGATTCTATGAGAAAAAGAATATATGATTTTATGGCTTCAGAAGTCAAAAAGGGTCATTTGGTTTATGTGGTATGTCCGGCAGTTGAGGAAAATGAATTAGAAATAATTAATGTTGAACAACACACAGCATACTTAAGACAAGAGTATCCATACTTACAAATCGGAATGTTGCATGGTAAAATGAAGCAGGATGAAAAGGATAAGATGCTAAATCGATTTTTATTAAAAAAAATCCAAGTTCTTGTAGCAACTACAGTTGTGGAAGTTGGTGTTGATGTTCCACTTGCTACTTTGATGATAGTTGAAAATGCCGAAAGATTTGGGCTTGCTCAACTTCATCAATTACGAGGCAGGGTTGGCAGAAGTTCTTTAAAGTCTTACTGTATTTTAATATCAGGTTCTAATCAAGGAACTGCAAGGGAAAGATTGAATTATCTAATGAACTGCTATGATGGCTTTAAAATATCGCAAAAGGATTTGGAGCTTAGAGGCCCCGGAGAATTTTTAGGGGTTAAGCAGCATGGATTTTTTGAATTTAAATTTGCCAGTTTTATTGATAACATAGAAATTCTTAAAACCACACAAAAGTTAGCAAATCAAATTTTAGAAAAAAAATATCTTCTGTTGCCTGAGTATAAAAATCTAAAAAAGTCATTGGAAACAAAAATCTGCATATAG
- the rsmD gene encoding 16S rRNA (guanine(966)-N(2))-methyltransferase RsmD, which produces MRIIGGFHRGRKIKSINGMNTRPTSDFVREALFNIIGSDVVGSCFLDLFAGTGAVGIEALSRGAQNAIFIEKNPIACSIIKQNLLDLKLIGKGRVIQSDVISALKKLILEGNNFDIIFMDPPYFKNNIGATLDVLKDFNVAESIIIIQHPKDELLKFDGFACCKHKQYGRTALTFLTKE; this is translated from the coding sequence ATGAGAATTATTGGCGGTTTTCACAGAGGTAGAAAAATTAAATCGATAAACGGTATGAACACCCGCCCAACATCAGATTTTGTAAGAGAAGCATTATTTAATATAATTGGCAGTGATGTTGTGGGAAGTTGTTTTTTGGATTTGTTTGCAGGAACGGGAGCAGTAGGTATTGAAGCACTGAGCCGAGGTGCCCAAAATGCTATTTTTATAGAAAAGAATCCAATAGCGTGTTCAATAATCAAACAAAATCTTTTAGATTTGAAATTAATCGGTAAAGGAAGAGTTATTCAAAGTGATGTTATATCTGCTTTGAAAAAATTAATTTTAGAGGGCAATAATTTTGATATAATCTTTATGGATCCTCCTTATTTCAAAAATAATATAGGAGCAACATTAGATGTTTTAAAAGATTTTAATGTAGCAGAATCAATTATTATAATTCAACATCCAAAAGATGAGCTGCTCAAGTTTGATGGTTTTGCATGCTGTAAACACAAACAATATGGCAGAACCGCATTAACATTTTTAACAAAGGAGTGA
- a CDS encoding alpha/beta-type small acid-soluble spore protein, producing the protein MALGQKRNKLVVPEAYKAMEQFKNEVAKEVGIQAPADGYWGNYSSRDCGAVGGHMVRKMIEDYQRRASGGTTTQ; encoded by the coding sequence ATGGCATTGGGACAAAAAAGAAATAAGCTTGTAGTTCCTGAAGCGTATAAGGCTATGGAACAGTTTAAAAATGAAGTTGCTAAAGAAGTTGGAATTCAAGCCCCTGCAGATGGATATTGGGGAAATTATTCTTCGAGAGATTGTGGTGCTGTCGGTGGCCATATGGTAAGAAAAATGATTGAGGATTATCAAAGACGTGCAAGTGGCGGAACGACAACTCAATAA
- the rpe gene encoding ribulose-phosphate 3-epimerase: MVKVAPSILSADFCCLSEEIKKVENGGADLLHIDVMDGHFVPNITLGPPVISSLKGKTYLPFDVHLMIENPEKHIDDFIKAGADIITVHVESTVHLNRLVNYIKNKGIKPGVALNPSTPLSSLQYILDDIYMILIMSVNPGFGGQKFIPKMLEKIRDLKRVILQENPEILIEVDGGINEENAPDIIKAGADILVAGSAIYLSSNPGDVIEKLKTAH; the protein is encoded by the coding sequence ATGGTTAAAGTTGCACCTTCTATTTTATCAGCGGATTTTTGTTGCTTATCAGAAGAAATTAAAAAAGTTGAAAATGGCGGAGCTGATCTCTTACATATAGATGTCATGGACGGGCATTTTGTGCCGAATATTACCCTTGGTCCCCCGGTTATATCAAGCTTAAAAGGAAAAACATATCTTCCGTTTGATGTCCATCTGATGATTGAAAATCCTGAAAAACATATTGATGATTTTATTAAAGCCGGAGCGGATATTATTACTGTTCACGTGGAATCTACGGTACATTTGAACAGACTAGTAAACTATATTAAAAACAAAGGTATAAAACCAGGTGTCGCATTAAACCCTTCGACACCTTTGTCCAGTCTTCAATACATACTTGATGATATATACATGATTCTTATAATGAGTGTGAATCCTGGATTTGGTGGGCAGAAATTTATTCCTAAGATGCTAGAAAAAATCAGGGATTTAAAGAGGGTTATTCTACAAGAGAATCCCGAAATTTTAATTGAGGTAGATGGAGGTATTAATGAGGAGAATGCACCAGATATAATTAAAGCCGGAGCTGATATACTGGTTGCAGGTTCTGCGATTTATCTATCTTCTAATCCGGGGGATGTAATTGAAAAATTAAAGACAGCTCATTAA